The proteins below come from a single Thermoflexus hugenholtzii JAD2 genomic window:
- a CDS encoding DNA methyltransferase, whose amino-acid sequence MTARAAIHDLDLDRWEEYEDILTDSLWLLGPRANHGMHTPEYWGNFVPQIPYQAMRRFTRRGDLVLDPFMGLGTTLIEAKRLGRHAIGVELVPGVAKRARQLVRRESNPYGVQTEILMGDSADPATAERVREVMARWGFSGAQLLILHPPYHDIIRFSEDPRDLSNAPTEEAFYAAFERVVANFAPLLEPGRFLVLVIGDKYARGEWIPLGFRTMERVLRHGFRLKSICVKDIQENRGKRGQHHLWRYRALKGRFYIFKHEYVMFFERRGR is encoded by the coding sequence GTGACCGCTCGTGCGGCGATCCACGACCTGGACCTGGATCGCTGGGAGGAATACGAGGACATCCTCACGGACAGCCTGTGGCTGCTGGGGCCCCGGGCGAACCATGGCATGCACACCCCGGAATACTGGGGGAATTTCGTCCCGCAGATCCCCTATCAGGCCATGCGCCGCTTCACCCGGCGGGGGGATCTGGTCCTGGATCCCTTCATGGGCCTGGGCACCACTCTCATCGAGGCCAAGCGCCTGGGCCGCCACGCCATCGGGGTGGAGCTGGTCCCCGGAGTAGCCAAACGGGCCCGCCAGCTGGTCCGCCGTGAGAGCAACCCTTACGGGGTCCAGACCGAGATCCTGATGGGGGACAGCGCGGATCCCGCCACGGCGGAGCGGGTGCGGGAGGTGATGGCGCGCTGGGGGTTCTCGGGGGCTCAACTTCTGATCCTGCATCCGCCCTACCACGACATCATCCGGTTCAGCGAGGACCCGCGGGATCTCTCCAACGCCCCCACGGAGGAGGCGTTCTACGCGGCCTTCGAGCGGGTGGTGGCGAACTTCGCCCCCCTGCTGGAGCCGGGTCGCTTCCTGGTGCTGGTGATCGGGGACAAATACGCCCGGGGGGAGTGGATCCCCCTGGGCTTCCGGACGATGGAGCGCGTGCTGCGCCATGGGTTCCGCCTCAAAAGCATCTGCGTCAAAGACATCCAGGAAAACCGGGGCAAGCGAGGCCAGCATCACCTGTGGCGATATCGCGCCCTGAAGGGGCGCTTCTATATCTTCAAGCACGAATACGTCATGTTCTTCGAACGACGAGGAAGGTAA
- a CDS encoding HAD family hydrolase, which translates to MSRGPAFLFDLDGTLVDSVYQHVLAWREALEAVGISLSVWRIHRRIGMSGGLLLRALLRETGREVTSEEVQRIQQQHAEAFARLLPQVRPLPGARELLEALTRAGIPWAIATSGRRDVARPLLELLGVDEGIPVITREDVPYAKPDPDLFLAAAARLGIPIAECIVVGDSVWDLLAARRAGALSVGLLSGGYGREELERAGAYRVYEDPADLLRHLDEVGVR; encoded by the coding sequence ATGAGCCGAGGCCCGGCGTTCCTGTTCGATCTGGATGGCACGCTGGTGGACAGCGTGTATCAGCACGTGCTGGCGTGGCGGGAGGCTCTGGAGGCGGTGGGGATCTCCCTCTCCGTCTGGCGGATCCACCGCCGCATCGGCATGAGCGGGGGGCTGCTGTTGCGGGCCCTGCTGCGGGAGACCGGGCGGGAGGTAACGTCGGAGGAGGTCCAGCGGATCCAGCAGCAACACGCGGAGGCCTTCGCCCGGCTGCTCCCCCAGGTGCGCCCGCTCCCGGGGGCCCGGGAGCTCCTCGAAGCCCTCACCCGGGCCGGCATCCCCTGGGCCATCGCCACCAGCGGCCGCCGCGACGTGGCCCGCCCCCTTCTGGAGCTATTGGGAGTCGATGAGGGGATCCCGGTGATCACCCGGGAAGATGTGCCATACGCCAAGCCGGACCCCGATCTCTTCCTCGCGGCGGCGGCCCGCCTGGGGATCCCCATCGCCGAATGCATTGTCGTGGGCGACAGCGTCTGGGATCTGCTGGCCGCGCGACGGGCAGGCGCCCTAAGCGTGGGCCTGCTGTCGGGCGGCTACGGCCGGGAGGAATTAGAGCGGGCCGGCGCTTATCGCGTGTATGAGGATCCGGCGGATCTGCTGCGCCACCTGGACGAGGTGGGCGTTCGCTGA